Sequence from the Megalops cyprinoides isolate fMegCyp1 chromosome 9, fMegCyp1.pri, whole genome shotgun sequence genome:
TGTCTTGATCAAAGAATCAGAGAGCAGTGCTACAAGCAAACTCGTGTCTGAAAATTAAGTTTCCCACCAGCGTTTTCTCCCCTCATGTAAGGCCTCTATTACATCATCATTGTTGGGCAAATCCCTGAATACCATGTCTCTGTCAATTCAATGTGTGTTTCCAAATAATAAGGAGTGAGATATTAATGCTACATTCTGCCATGCATATGCTTGCATAAGCTTTCACCCACTGTAGCCTGGCTCACACCAGCCAGTGATGTGCCCTAATGTAAGCTGTCctttctgtatatgtgtatcCCACTATATTTTTCTCATCTGCTTTCCAAACAAGCACCTATGCACACTGACTAATCCCGAAACCACTGTCCACACTTTTGCTTATCTGTATACAGAGGCTGTTGCTGTTTGGATGGCATGATATCATTCAGTTAGGTAAATCAGCCATAGAAGCAAGTCAGATGAAGGATAGCTTGATTTTAACCCTCACATCCACTCAAACTGTGatgaattctgttttttcttcctttttatttatatacttgAATCCTCTGTCTCAGGTATGCATTTTCAAGGAAATGGAGGGAATGTTAAACAATTTTCCCCCATCAGCCTAGAGGAAGAAGCACACCCCACCTGCTCTTGCACAGGGCTGCTCTGATTGGTACACTGGGGGTCAGCGGGAGAGCTAATAGGCCAAGCTGAAATAGTCAATAGACCATGgagcagaaaatgaacaaaagctATTAGAGAAATAATTCAAATTGTCACTATAAAAATCAATGTGTGGCATGAAGTATTAACCCCGTATGACTAtccagttaaaataaaatgaataaggAGTCCATGAAAGGCAGGGCTTGCCCCCTGAAAAGGATCAAGGTGCCAAACAGGTTACATCCAAAACACAGCTTTAATTAATTAGTGAAAATATATACTCATATATAATGTCCTTTGGACAACCGTGAATGGCAAGCTCTGCTAATCTCAGTACTGTTTCAGTGATCTGATGTGAAGTTTGGTGCAAATGTCACTGATAAAAAGGTCCAGgtctctcactgtctgactGTTAAGAATTAGGTGACCTCAGGTGGGAAGCAATTAATGTGCAAAGACAActaaaaaaaggagaaggaaaaacatgataaaaataattaacactTCATCAACATGTCTTGGAAAGCTACAACTGAAGAGAAAATGGCTGCAGTACAAGCCATCAGACGACAGCTCCAGCGACAGAGGTAATTAAGACCACAGCTGGTCAAAACCAAGCGATCTCTATGGATTACCAGGGCCATAATTAGCAACCTATCTAAACTGGCATCCCCAACCCCCGCCCAGCAAGATTTCAATATGTCACCCTTTTAAAATTCAGAGTGTGAGTTTCtgattaaattttatatttatagcCTATCCATCCCTCctcccaaatacacacactgccacacgTACCCACGAGGCACTTCATGTCTATGAACACTGGGAATGTATAAAATCAACTTCCATCTGGGCTATAAGACACTACTGCTAAAATACACCCAGAAAGAACAGTAAAGTACGGAGCTGTCAATGGGGAAGACGCGTCTTCCCAAGCGCGAGGATATGCTGAAACGAATCCCTGCCGAATCCATACAGAATACCACTACAGAACATATATACATCATGttcttattaaaaataaagttaacaAAATCAGATCAATCTTAATGATCTCAACTATTAGACGTCTTAATGCTAGCTGCCAAAACACAGTAACTGTATACTGCATGGAATCTATCCATTTATAGAATTATTTCTAAATCAAttgttgcatattttaatggtcGCCTGGTTTGTTTGAGTCCGGTCTCCAACCGCTCACCTCTCACAACCTCGTTTCGCACTGAATTGTCGACCGAGGAGAGCGCCTAATTATAATAGTCTGTTGTCTGAATGCAGACAACGCCTGAATAATCAACATATTATCAATCATCATTGTAGAACACAGACACCAAGGGCAAAACAACCAGTGGAAATATCTCGTTACAAAATGATGTTGCTACTCTTGCAGGTTGTCTCAACCAGAAGACGTCAGGACTGTCAAGGGCTTGATTAAATTAAAGTGCTGcacatgaaataaattagaTAGTCGTACCAAATCGTGTACAGCTACACCTCCAACCACGcacaagatttttttccaggagCGTTTCCATATCCTATACTGAACTCCATATAAGTAATATACCGTAAACATTTGAACTCAAACGACAACAATTTTAAAGCAATATCTTTATAATATCTTAGACGAGATAATATTTAAATTGACCACAGTAGCAAGATTTTTAAtaactatttttttctgaaataaactgTGTAAGTACTGACGTATCCAACTGTTACACTGTGGCCAGTTGTTGCGTGTTCATTGACTATGCAATGCACGTTGTATTCCACGCTTGCTACATCTACAACAGAGGCCACTGCTTGCTTCTGTCGTCATCAaacttgtttaaataaaaataagtaacgTAGGCTACTTACACTTCTGAGCTCGAGTGTGCGGTCTTTCATGATGTAAAACAATGGACTTCACAACCAGTTTCTTGGTACCTTCTCAAAGATGCTCCTGGAGTCTCTCGGCTCGATTTCTAACgcttatttccttttctttttcaaagagCAGCGGTAAGGGGCGGGGGCGCGCAAGGGGGTGTAGTGATGTCGAGTACGCGCATCGCTCCGTTTCATTGGGAGAGAACgtgattttcctttttgtcagaGGAAGGTGGCACCACTCACGGGTGGCACATAGAAAAGGTAAGGCGAGGCTACGCATGTTTAACCAATGAATTGCCGTCAACAATTGCATCGTCATTACTTACCAAcatgcagaaaacattttaatatattacgTAACGGAGTGCTTTACAGACTAACATGTATAGCAACGTTAAAATATAACTCCTTCACGTTTTGTAAAATCATGTGAATTAAGTGACAGCTAAAACAGGTTGCACAAGATAACGCCCAACCGCGCTTTGTGATGTTAATGTGTGGGAAACCCTGATGTTTGCTTCGCTTGTACCATAGCGCCCTCTGTTGAAAATGACGGGAATGAGGAAGGTGCAGATATTCAATGCGTTTGCTCGCTAAATATGTGCGTCACTATCTATAACACACGCATTTTAAACCGCAATAACTACACTGAAAACCTTTTCAGTGATGTACTTAAGCACTGCGTGCAAGCATGAACACTGTATTTCTTTAActgatatacattatatattggCATGAATTATTCGATTCTTACTTTGGGAAATGCAGAGCCATTGTTATGAAATGGTccattgaatgcattttggaAATCAGTACTTGATACttaatgacacacaaaacagtGGACACTGTACTAATTCTAGGTTAAACAGTTGGGCTGGGGTTTAAATGACATGATTTCACTGCTCTAGTGCaaccaacattttaaaatggagttTTGAGAGATGAGTGCTACTCTGAGATATTACGCAGTTGGGAAGTAAGCCACCATACCATAGTAACCCGGTGTTCCTCCGAATACTTCACTCACATACCATTATTCTACTAAATGTCTATACATACgcgggcacgcacacacactattGTATAAATATCTGATGGGAGGAAAAATATACTGCATTAACAATCCTATTTTGTATCTTAGCTCAGCTAAGAAGACAACtgtgttaaacaaataaatggacAATGCTCAAACATAAACTGGTCTCTTTAAAATTAAACAGtaaacatgcatgtatgtatgtaagatTCACTGAATGCAGCATTGTTGACTCACTCCAGTTGGCTTTGCTAATGCCACTATAATAAACAACCTTTACACAGAGTGAAGAACCCAAAACACACTAAGCTCAAAACAAAGGGAGCAACCTGCTACTTTAATACATTTGTTCACCTCAATAATAAAGGCATCTTTTCCTTCTGAGGGAAAAAAGCCAACGTGTCTGCACTTTGATCAATGGGCAGAAAATGTAGCTTCAAAGTCCTCTTGTAAGTCTGGTTCTTTTACAGGAGCCGTTTCATTTTGTGCCAGGCCAACTGCAGCAGCACGGATTACATGAGGCATCTGTCAGGAACCGTGTTGCCTCGGCATGCTGTCAGAAGGCGTCTGGAGGTGCAGTCCGTGAATCCAGCCAAGCGCAACACAAGGCTGATTTGGAGGTCAGAAGTGTGGCTTCCTCTGCCGCCCGGTGTACTTTGTGTCGGCTCGGACCTCcctgaaacacaggaaatgggGCCGCTCAGATGGGGGACTTTCAGATACGGACTAAAAGTGCTTTTCACAGCTTACAAGGGAGAACATCTGTGGTTGtataaaacatgatttttcttttactgatcctttacattacattcatttagcacacactcttacccagagtgacttccagcacaaaagagaaGTGTATCCTTTGAAGTTGAATGAGCAtaagtgtcagaccaggctaacaacactcccagaccagtgagtgtgagcataacactattcaaatcctaccacaagttaacatgtggCTAGACAAGGGAAACCAAATAgactaccatacatcacagtcactacaTCCTCACCTAATCCACTAATCCTTAACTACACAAAGCAACTACACAAAGCAACCAGTTTGCGCTAGAGCTTAATCCTAAATTTAACTGTTGCATTATTAATCTAGTTGTATGATATAGTATGATGACTTCTACATTCCATTAGAAGTCatcataaaaatcaaatatgtaaatattactcaaaatgtatttgtaaatccCGTCACTTCACAGTACACTGTGCTCACTACAGACATAACAGTCCATTTTCAAATACCCATTTCACTAGCAGGTTTCCACTGCCTTGAAGTTGATATTACCAGTGGTTTGGCTAAGATTTGTTTAAGAGGACAGTTCAGGTAAGAAGGATATTTCAAGGGGCCTTTGTTAGCATTCAGTTAAACCTTCTGGCTGATGACAAGTTTCTCATCTGACAAAAGATCTGTATACATTTGTGGATGGACCTAGATCTATATATCTAGACAAAAATATCTACGTGTGCACTGTCTGCTATGAACTGATAGCCTTGAACAAGCAAAAATTACATATCTGAGCTATTCGATCCTtgtcactgactgactgtgttGACAGGACCAATTTTGAGAGTCGGTGGCTTAAAGAGCACTGGAAACTGTGCTGGACTGTGCCTGAGAGGCCCTGGTCTAACttccattcattaaaacacTGTAAAGGCTACTACCGGCCCTGTCGTCgtcttctctccttcttctccaggATCCAGTCCTTACTCTTTTTCACCGATTTCCCCTTCAAATTTTTGAAGCGAGACCTTTGGGGAAAgaggagaaatatgaaaaagttCACCCTTTGAAGTCAGATACTTAGCTCCGCTCCCTCACTGAAAGCACACATTAAGCAAGGCTCCGCTTTTCTgtcagagggaggaaaaagtgCAGGGCAGCATCTACAGCCAAGCAGTACGACGGCCCTCTGTCTTTCTCGGTCTCTTAGGTCCGTCAGAGCAAGGATGTGCAGCCTTGCTCTGCTCAGTAAGAGTATGAGACCTGACACCCATTCTCCCCAAAGGAAACATCAGCAAATGTTATTATGTACCTGGTTATTATGTACCTGCATAACCACGCACATAATTCCCCAATTCAGGAAATGAGAAGATACGCAAGTTCTGACTTCCTGCTGCAAGTCATTATTTCTTATGATCTCTCCTTCTTACCACGGTAAAGGTGAGACACAATTTAtacattcataacattttagGTGAATTATACTTTAAAAGAAACCAGCAATCTACCAGCAATTGTGATAACATAAATTCAAATACAATCAAAAAGATTTCAGATATGCACTAATGTACTAGAAATTTTCACTAAAAGGCtgcttttttgacattttgatttgtttgttttgtgtacagACATAaatttacagacattttaataataagTGTTCTGTGCATCAACCTGGACAAATATGGTCACAAACCAAGCTGGGAAGAGCAGTAAAAAAGACAGTAATGAGCTGACTTTACCTCTGTCCAGTGAATTGGACTTGATTGGAAACACCTCTGTCCGCTGTCTCAGAGCCCAATCCCTTCAATGGAAGAGACATCATCATTACAGTGtggcacagacaaacacacaaatcctAAACTCTGAAACCCTTCGTTAGAACAAGGAAGTACCTTGGGGAGTACTCCTGACACTCCAGcaaagaggcagaggaagaacCTAGgccagacagaaaaacagcaagtgTCAGTTTTTAAGAGGAACATATTCTGATGATAATGCAACTGAAAAGATACAGACTAAAGATCAGTTATATTCTTCAATTACTCATTTTTCTCACAAAGGAGTGTAACGTTTAATTcttaatgtttcagttttacaaaTCCTGTGGTCCACTTAATATTCCTGGATTTTTACAGAACCTGTTCTTGTTAAGTGCTTTGTTCAAGAGCTGAATTAATATTAGAACCCATGACACTAAGACCCACAGTCCAAtgctataaaaacaaaacaatattatgCCATACAGCTCCTAGCCTGTCCCACAGTTCCTGCTCACCGTTCAGATTTAAACACTGTTAAGAAGCTTTTCGGCAACAACACAAACCCGCCATTGAGATGGAGACAAAGAAGGGAAGAACTCACTTTTTGGCTTTGGTGCTGTTTGGGTAGTCCACCACCATGCCGCCAGTGAAGCCAGCCTTCATGGCCTGAGCTGTGATCAGCTCAAGCTAGCAGAGGCAGAAGAGCACAACAGTGTTGGAACATGTTATGCTTGTTAATCTCTTGTGATCTGTGTTTTGACTGAAATATTgtgtacatgtaaaaattgaGAGAACTGTCACTATTTCACATACCACTGGTGCTGTACACCCAGTGCCCACACCCATCACTCCTCACCTGTTCAGAGTTTTCTGGATATATCTGAAAAACAGCACGGGCTCCCCGAGCCTAAGCAAATGAAAAGCAAGcactcaaaatcaaaattaaatcaaCAGACCAtaaccaaatgaaatgaataaacaatcCATAAGTACAGAGAAGGTAAAAGTTCACTTGCAAATATTGCCTGTGATTTGCATAGCAAAGGCACATATCCACTGTGCCTTACTCAGTAAGATTAAGTatcttaataataatgaaacctGAGGAGTTCTGGTCACAAGACTAATTCCCTGACTACTGTACTGCACTGCTGTGGTCAACAGAACTGCTCCTGGCCAGGACTGGACACCCACTGTGAGCCCAATTTTGTCAATGAGTCTCCAAAACTTACCAGTGAGGAATAGAGTGTGCTGAAAAAGGTGTAGAGCCTCTTAGGGGGACTGTGTGACTTTTTGTCAGCATTACACAGCCACTGCAGCGCAGAAATACTGTGTGAAACACAGGCAACACTCATGACCATCTCTTTCATTGACATAATTTACATGCAAGCTCTTGTGCATGGTGAGACAGGTAGGACAGTGCTTGCCTTATACAGCCATCA
This genomic interval carries:
- the bud23 gene encoding probable 18S rRNA (guanine-N(7))-methyltransferase, with protein sequence MSSSCRRPEHMAPPEVFYNDEEARKYSQNSRMIEIQSQMSERAVELLNLPEDQPCFLLDVGCGSGLSGDYLSEEGHYWVGVDISTAMLDVALDREVDGDLLLGDMGQGMPFRPGTFDGCISISALQWLCNADKKSHSPPKRLYTFFSTLYSSLARGARAVFQIYPENSEQLELITAQAMKAGFTGGMVVDYPNSTKAKKFFLCLFAGVSGVLPKGLGSETADRGVSNQVQFTGQRSRFKNLKGKSVKKSKDWILEKKERRRRQGREVRADTKYTGRQRKPHF